In one Fundulus heteroclitus isolate FHET01 chromosome 3, MU-UCD_Fhet_4.1, whole genome shotgun sequence genomic region, the following are encoded:
- the LOC105926391 gene encoding serum amyloid P-component-like codes for MSALLLFVMLTACAASPQDLSGKMFTFPQETNTASVKLNVSTHNLNAVTVCLRSFTDLQRAHSLFSLATPSSNNGFLIFKESAADTIDFHVNDHKVQYVALRYELNTWHSVCSTWDADSGLGQLWFNGQPLAKKYLGGSQISKPIVVLGQEQDSYAGSFDTKQSFTGMMTDVHMWNYILSPCEIQNYVDNLNFTPGNVLNWKALTFDVTGRVLIEDRQMTCH; via the exons ATGTCGGCTTTGCTCCTCTTTGTGATGCTGACAGCCTGCGCTGCAAGTCCGCAGG ATCTGTCaggaaaaatgtttacatttccaCAAGAAACCAACACCGCTAGCGTGAAGCTGAATGTATCCACACACAATTTAAATGCGGTGACAGTCTGTCTGAG gtCCTTTACAGACCTCCAGAGAGCCCATAGCCTATTTTCTCTGGCCACACCATCCTCAAATAATGGCTTTCTGATATTTAAAGAGTCAGCTGCCGATACAATTGATTTCCATGTGAACGATCACAAAGTACAATATGTAGCACTGAGGTATGAGTTGAATACATGGCACTCTGTTTGTTCAACGTGGGACGCTGATTCTGGATTAGGCCAGCTGTGGTTTAATGGACAGCCTTTAGCCAAGAAGTACCTCGGTGGATCGCAGATCAGTAAACCGATTGTTGTCCTAGGACAg GAACAGGACAGTTATGCTGGTTCCTTTGACACCAAACAATCTTTTACTGGCATGATGACCGATGTTCACATGTGGAACTACATCTTGTCTCCCTGTGAGATCCAGAACTATGTGGATAACTTGAATTTCACTCCAGGGAATGTGCTGAACTGGAAGGCCCTGACGTTTGATGTTACTGGAAGAGTGTTGATAGAAGACAGGCAAATGACCTGCCACTAG